The Carnobacterium alterfunditum DSM 5972 genomic interval GTCAGAAAATTAAGATTTTTAGGCATACTAATCCCTTGAAATTAGCCTTTTTTTTAAACTATTCCATTAGGTGTGAGTGCTACTGCCATTTGAAATGCTGAATATTCCGCAAGATTTTATGGAATAGTTCATAGTAAACGTGATAGGAACTGAGTTTTAAAAAGGTTTTTCGTCCAGAATGAACAAGTTTACCCGCTACTTTAAATAAGAGCAAACGAATAGTTGAAACTTGAAAACCTTTGGTTTCTTTCGTAAAACAAAGAGTACGCATAAAATTGACGATGTTGTAAGCTAGTACACTCACCATCATACGTGCATGATTTTCTAAAAAACGAGGACTGTCGGTTTTATCGAAATAAAATCCATTTTTGGCCTCTTTAATGTAATTTTCCATGGTGCCTCTTTTAGAATAGGTTTGAAAGGCCGCTTCTGCAGAAAGGTTCTCTGATAAATTGGTTATGATAAATTCATGTCGAGCAATCAATTCGGTTGCTTCGCGCGTAGATTTAATACAAATTCTTCGTGGATGTGTCCAGCTCTTCGCTTGATAGAGTGTAGAAGCGTAATGAACTTCTTTTTTATCCCAATCCTGCTGGTCATCTATCGATACAAATTGCTCAGCGATTTTTCCTAGGTTACGATTCGATTTCAATCGAATAACATAAAAATTTTGACGTTTTTCACACAGTTCATATAATTCAGGAGTTGCAAAACCACTATCTGCACGCACTAGAATAGAACATACAGGTACGGTTTCTTGGTAATGGTCAAAAAGTGGCCGGACAAAATCTGCAACACCATTGGATGTGTACACATTACCAGAACGAAGTTCTGCTTTCAAAAAGTCGCCGGTCAGGCCTTCAAAGGCAACAAGTGGATGATAGCCATTCGTTTGGTAATGGGCATTATAATCCGATTTCTCCTGATTGCCAAAGGTATCCGAATGTGTTGAGTCTAGATCAAAAATCATTTCAGTTGTATTACGAGCAGTACGTACTTTATCAATCAGGATTTGATTGACTTCTTGTAATTGGGAAATGTTTTCCTGACTTAACCGATCCCATAAACGAGAAATAGAGGGTTGTGAAGCGAGTTGCTCTTTAGCTAATAGGCTCTGGAAAATGGGATCTTTTGATAAAACGTCAGCCAAGGAATCCGTTTGATATCCAGCAATCAATTGAAAAAGAATTTGTTCAATAATTGAATGATTAGCATGGTTATAGTAAAGTCGATCATCGTTAATAGTGAGGGTTTGTTTCAAAATGTTAGAGAAATTAATGGTGTGCATGAATTCCTTAACTAAAATCAATCCGGAATCTGAGGATAAATTACCCCCAGAGTGAGATACCGTAATGTTTGAATTGAAAAGTAAACGATTTTCATGTAAAGTTGCCATAGAGAGAACCCCTTTCTTTGGTTATGTTTAGTCGCTTTAACCATAGCAGATTGGGGTTCTTTTTGCACACCCAAAGGGTGCTGATAAAATTAACTCAAACTAGCGTTAGAACAGTTTTTCCAGAGCGTTTCAGAAAAAGTATGAATTATTCAGGTTATTAAATGATAATAAATAGCATAGGAGGATATTTTAAAATGTCTTATGCAATAAAAATAGAAATAAAAAATAATTTAGTTATCTCGCGGACATTTGAGTGGAACGATTTAAGAGATATAATTATTATTGAAAAATATTTAGACGTAGATTCAGCAGATGTTAGATCATTAACAGATTCTATTGATGCTTGGGTAGATGATAAAGGGCTACTGAAAAAAGGAAACCTTTTGATTAGCTTAATCGTTAATGGAGAGAATCTTATATTTTCTAAAGAAATATTACTTTTAGGTTTAGATTATGAAACAGGAAAAACAAGAGGATTAAATAAAGAAGAGTTAAAATGGATAAAACATAATTTGTTTATATTAGATGATCCAATAGGCATAATAAAATAAACAAATAACTGGTATATATTATTAGGGAGCAATGAAATGAACGTTAAGAAATATATGCTTTCCTTTTTGATTGCTACTTCTCTTTTGCTAGGAGGTTGTAGTCCCACAGCAGACGCTATTGTTCTTCAAGATGATACGACAGAACCTGTTGTGTTTTGCAAGAACTTTGCACATAAGAGGGGATGCGGATGTTTTCTTGGACTGTTTAAGCAGCTAATCCTAAACTTCGTCTATACTGAAGAGGACTTATTCCACCTAATGACATTTTGATTCTCTTTTCATTATACCAATGAATATAATGGTCTAGACGTTCCATGAATTCGTCTATGCTGATGTCCTTCCAGGATACCCCGTAAAACCATTCATTCTTCAAGCGC includes:
- a CDS encoding IS1380 family transposase; amino-acid sequence: MATLHENRLLFNSNITVSHSGGNLSSDSGLILVKEFMHTINFSNILKQTLTINDDRLYYNHANHSIIEQILFQLIAGYQTDSLADVLSKDPIFQSLLAKEQLASQPSISRLWDRLSQENISQLQEVNQILIDKVRTARNTTEMIFDLDSTHSDTFGNQEKSDYNAHYQTNGYHPLVAFEGLTGDFLKAELRSGNVYTSNGVADFVRPLFDHYQETVPVCSILVRADSGFATPELYELCEKRQNFYVIRLKSNRNLGKIAEQFVSIDDQQDWDKKEVHYASTLYQAKSWTHPRRICIKSTREATELIARHEFIITNLSENLSAEAAFQTYSKRGTMENYIKEAKNGFYFDKTDSPRFLENHARMMVSVLAYNIVNFMRTLCFTKETKGFQVSTIRLLLFKVAGKLVHSGRKTFLKLSSYHVYYELFHKILRNIQHFKWQ